A single window of Rhodamnia argentea isolate NSW1041297 chromosome 5, ASM2092103v1, whole genome shotgun sequence DNA harbors:
- the LOC115742235 gene encoding uncharacterized protein LOC115742235 translates to MKMDVLGVHLHHQKKIASSRKPAGAARRRSLADKGIKVVYISSPMKVKTSAAEFRATVQGLTGRDSDVARLMDADGDKPRGGCADERGFVAAGDYCVAGNSSSVGNNNCGFGISSHNSSSCESPAESDTVFEQFEAGSVHGGGERGMAFPSNYFHESAFLDVLSCFDTMA, encoded by the coding sequence ATGAAAATGGACGTGCTTGGtgtccacctccaccaccagaAGAAGATAGCCAGCAGCCGGAAGCCGGCCGGCGCGGCGCGGAGGAGGTCGTTGGCCGATAAAGGGATCAAGGTCGTGTACATATCCAGCCCCATGAAGGTGAAGACGAGCGCGGCCGAGTTCAGGGCCACCGTCCAAGGGCTCACCGGCCGCGACTCGGACGTTGCTCGGCTCATGGACGCCGACGGCGACAAGCCTCGGGGTGGATGCGCTGACGAGAGAGGGTTCGTGGCGGCCGGCGACTATTGCGTGGCAGGTAATAGTAGCAGCGTCGGTAACAATAACTGCGGTTTCGGGATCAGTAGTCACAATAGCTCGAGCTGCGAGTCGCCGGCCGAGTCGGACACGGTGTTCGAACAGTTCGAAGCCGGGTCCGTGCACGGCGGCGGCGAGAGAGGGATGGCGTTTCCATCCAACTATTTCCATGAGTCTGCGTTCCTGGACGTGCTCAGCTGCTTCGATACCatggcttga